A genomic region of Dermochelys coriacea isolate rDerCor1 chromosome 18, rDerCor1.pri.v4, whole genome shotgun sequence contains the following coding sequences:
- the PPCS gene encoding phosphopantothenate--cysteine ligase isoform X1: MAAADRPGPAALEAEQRVRAWAEAQRERGRRVALVTSGGTQVPLEARAVRFLENFSSGRRGAASAERLVCAGYGVCFLHRARSAFPWARALPPPGPALLDALRVHTGPSVTADPAALPGLVPALLGYQHAKKTGALLPLEFTSLTEYLALLRAAARALAPFGSSVMFYLAAAVSDFYIPASEMSEHKIQSSEGPLQITMKMVPKMLSPLVKEWAPEAFVISFKLETDPSILIDKSRKALETYRHQVVIANVLDSRRTSVLLVTKDSETKLSLSNEEIVQGVEIEEKIVSHLQSQHTAFIDKHSERKGPAYSSSELSETN, encoded by the exons ATGGCGGCGGCGGACAGGCCCGGGCCGGCCGCGCTGGAGGCGGAGCAGCGCGTGCGGGCCTGGGCAGAGGCGCAGAGAGAGCGCGGGCGGCGCGTGGCGCTGGTGACGTCGGGCGGGACCCAGGTGCCGCTGGAGGCGCGGGCCGTGCGCTTCCTGGAGAACTTCAGTAGCGGGCGGCGCGGGGCGGCCTCGGCCGAGCGCCTGGTGTGCGCCGGCTACGGCGTCTGCTTCCTGCATCGCGCGCGCTCCGCCTTTCCCTGGGCGCGCGCGCTGCCGCCGCCGGGTCCCGCCCTCCTGGACGCTTTGCGCGTCCACACGGGGCCTAGCGTCACCGCCGACCCAGCCGCGCTGCCGGGGCTCGTGCCCGCGCTGCTCGGCTACCAGCACGCCAAGAAGACAGGCGCGCTCCTGCCGCTCGAGTTCACCAGCCTCACCGAGTACTTGGCGCTGCTGCGGGCTGCCGCCAGAGCCCTGGCGCCCTTCG GCTCCAGTGTGATGTTCTACCTGGCAGCCGCCGTATCAGATTTCTACATCCCAGCATCAGAGATGTCTGAGCACAAGATCCAGTCCTCTGAGGGCCCCCTGCAG ATCACAATGAAGATGGTGCCAAAAATGCTGTCTCCTCTAGTCAAAGAATGGGCCCCTGAAGCATTTGTTATTTCCTTTAAATTGGAAACTGATCCCTCTATCTTAATTGATAAATCACGGAAGGCGCTGGAGACATATCGTCATCAGGTGGTGATAGCAAATGTTCTTGATTCACGGAGAACATCTGTTCTTCTTGTAACCAAAGACTCTGAAACTAAATTATCACTTTCTAATGAAGAAATAGTACAAGGCGTGGAAATAGAGGAGAAGATAGTAAGCCATCTTCAGTCTCAACACACGGCATTTATAGATAAACACTCTGAAAGGAAGGGACCAGCTTATTCTAGCTCTGAATTATCAGAAACAAATTGA
- the PPCS gene encoding phosphopantothenate--cysteine ligase isoform X2 has product MFYLAAAVSDFYIPASEMSEHKIQSSEGPLQITMKMVPKMLSPLVKEWAPEAFVISFKLETDPSILIDKSRKALETYRHQVVIANVLDSRRTSVLLVTKDSETKLSLSNEEIVQGVEIEEKIVSHLQSQHTAFIDKHSERKGPAYSSSELSETN; this is encoded by the exons ATGTTCTACCTGGCAGCCGCCGTATCAGATTTCTACATCCCAGCATCAGAGATGTCTGAGCACAAGATCCAGTCCTCTGAGGGCCCCCTGCAG ATCACAATGAAGATGGTGCCAAAAATGCTGTCTCCTCTAGTCAAAGAATGGGCCCCTGAAGCATTTGTTATTTCCTTTAAATTGGAAACTGATCCCTCTATCTTAATTGATAAATCACGGAAGGCGCTGGAGACATATCGTCATCAGGTGGTGATAGCAAATGTTCTTGATTCACGGAGAACATCTGTTCTTCTTGTAACCAAAGACTCTGAAACTAAATTATCACTTTCTAATGAAGAAATAGTACAAGGCGTGGAAATAGAGGAGAAGATAGTAAGCCATCTTCAGTCTCAACACACGGCATTTATAGATAAACACTCTGAAAGGAAGGGACCAGCTTATTCTAGCTCTGAATTATCAGAAACAAATTGA